One segment of Gemmatimonadota bacterium DNA contains the following:
- a CDS encoding D-Ala-D-Ala carboxypeptidase family metallohydrolase, whose translation MHELDPQRRDRWSPALIVVVAVVAVLVIAVIVTHPPDMLFGSALRNVDGDTRAVAPLSTAFGASGEVRLQLRLPGEQFEFPIDLRPGHDSLQYRWVRASDSAAMTPVGQMGSGSTVRSPDRPGFYELEVLDPAGRSIVDSLVVGVLLPFSAKSGSIVNGYRIGTYKWEREHGDATPPPPGFVEVTAENAELPISAHFRIGDFITHDGQSTWPRYVALNTKILDKVELVLRYLGSRDHDMSVNVNSGYRTPLHNQRVPRAASDSRHQYGDAADLAVDVDQDGRVTYLDVLAVSRAVEWVERDHPELAGGLGMYGNRGRVPYVHIDVRGQTKRWRD comes from the coding sequence ATGCACGAACTCGACCCGCAGCGGCGCGACCGATGGTCACCAGCTCTCATAGTCGTGGTGGCGGTTGTTGCGGTACTCGTCATTGCCGTGATCGTCACGCATCCGCCCGATATGCTCTTCGGCTCAGCGCTGCGGAACGTCGATGGCGACACACGCGCCGTCGCTCCGCTCTCCACCGCCTTTGGCGCGAGCGGGGAGGTACGCCTACAACTGCGACTGCCCGGCGAGCAGTTCGAGTTTCCCATTGATCTGCGCCCAGGGCACGACTCCCTGCAGTATCGCTGGGTGCGCGCGAGCGATTCCGCCGCGATGACGCCCGTCGGACAGATGGGCTCGGGGAGCACCGTGCGCTCTCCCGATCGCCCGGGGTTTTACGAACTCGAGGTGCTCGACCCAGCCGGCCGGTCGATTGTTGATTCCCTCGTCGTCGGTGTGTTGCTCCCCTTCTCGGCCAAGAGCGGGAGCATCGTCAACGGGTATCGCATTGGTACCTACAAGTGGGAGCGCGAACACGGCGACGCGACGCCGCCGCCGCCGGGGTTTGTGGAAGTCACCGCGGAGAACGCCGAGCTGCCGATCTCCGCGCATTTTCGCATTGGCGATTTCATCACGCACGACGGCCAATCCACCTGGCCGCGGTATGTGGCGCTCAACACCAAGATTCTCGATAAAGTCGAGTTGGTGCTGCGCTACTTGGGGTCGCGCGACCACGACATGAGCGTCAACGTCAACTCCGGCTATCGCACCCCGCTGCACAATCAGCGGGTGCCGCGCGCCGCGAGCGACAGCCGGCACCAGTACGGCGACGCCGCCGACCTCGCCGTGGATGTGGATCAGGACGGCCGGGTGACGTACCTGGATGTCCTCGCCGTCTCCCGCGCCGTGGAGTGGGTCGAGCGCGACCATCCCGAGCTGGCCGGTGGGCTGGGGATGTACGGTAACCGCGGGCGGGTTCCGTACGTACATATAGACGTACGCGGCCAGACCAAACGCTGGCGCGACTGA
- a CDS encoding L,D-transpeptidase has product MTHPASPPTEPTESRTPAPSGIRAFFAVGGLAAWMTVAGIPALIAASAWLAVDVEHARFRRDITRTGYDDNLAMLDSTRRAAAEVGETLAEAKLASTADIAAGKAPYVVVSIADNRLWLKLGNAVLYTTRVATGTGKNLEQTNGGRTWKFETPRGRLFVERKDVDPAWVPPDWHYVEVAGKKQLTPFHLQKGKPLPVGGGAVLTVIGNDVVTQLSDGRVQPFEVREGHEIRVGKLLIIPPYGTNQRQYFGTLGSNRLYLGDGYGLHGTDVPSSIGRAASHGCVRLRNEDAELLYRVVPLGTPVYIY; this is encoded by the coding sequence ATGACGCACCCCGCCTCGCCGCCCACCGAACCCACCGAATCGCGGACGCCGGCACCGTCCGGCATTCGCGCGTTCTTTGCCGTCGGCGGTTTGGCCGCGTGGATGACCGTCGCTGGCATTCCCGCGCTGATCGCCGCCTCAGCGTGGCTCGCCGTTGATGTCGAGCATGCACGATTCCGCCGCGACATCACACGCACGGGCTACGACGACAACCTCGCGATGCTCGATTCCACCCGCCGCGCCGCAGCCGAAGTCGGCGAAACACTTGCCGAAGCAAAGCTCGCGAGCACGGCCGACATCGCGGCGGGAAAGGCGCCTTACGTCGTGGTCAGCATTGCCGACAACCGCCTCTGGCTCAAGCTCGGCAACGCCGTGCTCTATACCACGCGCGTTGCCACCGGTACGGGGAAAAACCTCGAACAGACGAACGGCGGCCGCACCTGGAAATTCGAAACGCCGCGCGGCCGGCTTTTCGTAGAACGCAAAGATGTCGATCCGGCGTGGGTGCCGCCCGACTGGCATTACGTCGAGGTTGCGGGAAAAAAACAACTCACGCCGTTTCATCTGCAGAAAGGCAAGCCGCTCCCCGTGGGTGGTGGCGCCGTCCTGACGGTGATCGGCAACGATGTGGTCACCCAGTTGAGCGACGGGCGCGTGCAACCGTTTGAGGTGCGCGAAGGACACGAGATTCGCGTTGGCAAACTGCTCATCATTCCGCCGTACGGCACCAATCAACGTCAGTACTTCGGCACACTGGGCTCCAATCGCCTGTACCTCGGCGATGGCTACGGCCTCCACGGCACGGATGTGCCGTCCTCCATCGGGCGCGCCGCGAGTCACGGCTGCGTGCGCTTGCGCAACGAAGACGCCGAGTTGCTCTATCGCGTGGTGCCGCTCGGCACACCCGTCTACATCTACTGA
- the gpmI gene encoding 2,3-bisphosphoglycerate-independent phosphoglycerate mutase gives MALRHDASSPVVLVVLDGWGYRPERDGNAIALANLPTWDRLVARAPRTLLDASGLAVGLPAGQMGNSEVGHLNLGAGRVVMQDLVRIGQSIRVGDFFRNDAFRAACAHAKANDGTLHLIGLIGDGGVHAHQDHVLALVTLAEQQKVPRIAIHALLDGRDTLPKSALGYLEQLAAATAGRATIASIGGRYYGMDRDKRWPRIELCYRAAVDGTGPSCTDAVQFVRDAYARGETDEFLLPAVVTRDGAPVAPMRDGDAVICWNFRSDRMRQIVSALAVDGFNGFDVSPRPRLHVATMTQYDATLPFPVAFAPFSMARIVAEVLCDVGMTTLRTAETEKYPHVTYFFNGGGETPYKGEERRLVPSQQVATYDLMPEMSAPGITDVLTAAIEAKSHNFTLVNYANGDMVGHSGNLAATIRACEVVDQCLARIIASAERAGARLLITADHGNCEMMIDPVSGGPHTAHTTNPVPFLLIDDGAPAMLRSGGALCDVGPTVLGMLGVEQPAEMTGRDLRLTGATS, from the coding sequence ATGGCGCTTCGGCACGATGCGAGCAGTCCTGTAGTGCTCGTCGTGCTCGACGGCTGGGGGTACCGGCCCGAGCGCGACGGCAACGCGATCGCGCTCGCCAACCTCCCCACGTGGGATCGCCTGGTGGCTCGCGCGCCGCGCACGCTGCTCGACGCGTCCGGGCTCGCCGTGGGGCTCCCGGCCGGTCAGATGGGCAATAGCGAGGTGGGGCACCTCAACCTCGGTGCCGGCCGCGTGGTGATGCAGGATTTGGTGCGGATTGGCCAGTCTATTCGAGTGGGTGATTTCTTCCGCAACGACGCCTTCCGAGCCGCCTGTGCGCACGCCAAGGCCAACGACGGAACGCTCCACCTCATTGGCCTGATTGGGGACGGCGGCGTGCACGCGCATCAGGACCACGTGCTCGCGCTGGTGACGTTGGCCGAGCAGCAGAAGGTGCCGCGCATTGCCATTCACGCGCTCCTCGATGGGCGCGACACCCTGCCAAAATCGGCGCTCGGCTACCTCGAGCAGCTGGCGGCAGCGACCGCTGGGCGCGCCACGATTGCCAGTATCGGTGGCCGCTACTACGGCATGGATCGCGACAAGCGCTGGCCGCGCATTGAACTCTGCTATCGCGCGGCGGTGGACGGCACGGGCCCCTCGTGCACCGACGCCGTGCAGTTCGTGCGCGATGCCTACGCCCGCGGCGAGACCGACGAGTTTCTGCTGCCGGCGGTTGTTACCCGTGACGGCGCCCCGGTGGCGCCGATGCGCGATGGCGACGCGGTAATCTGCTGGAACTTTCGCTCGGATCGCATGCGCCAGATTGTCAGCGCGCTCGCGGTGGATGGCTTCAACGGTTTTGACGTGAGCCCGCGCCCACGCCTGCACGTAGCCACCATGACGCAGTACGACGCCACGCTCCCCTTCCCCGTGGCTTTTGCGCCGTTCTCGATGGCGCGTATCGTGGCTGAGGTGCTCTGCGACGTGGGCATGACGACGCTACGCACGGCGGAGACAGAGAAGTACCCGCACGTCACCTATTTCTTCAACGGCGGCGGCGAAACGCCCTACAAGGGCGAAGAGCGCCGCTTGGTACCGAGCCAACAGGTGGCCACGTACGATTTGATGCCAGAAATGAGCGCCCCGGGTATTACCGACGTGCTCACCGCGGCGATCGAAGCCAAGTCGCATAACTTTACGCTCGTGAACTATGCCAACGGCGACATGGTGGGGCATAGCGGCAATCTCGCCGCGACCATTCGTGCCTGTGAGGTGGTGGACCAATGCCTCGCGCGCATCATTGCGAGCGCGGAGCGCGCCGGCGCGCGGTTGTTGATTACCGCGGACCACGGCAACTGTGAAATGATGATCGACCCCGTGAGCGGCGGACCGCACACCGCTCACACCACCAACCCTGTGCCCTTTCTGTTGATTGACGACGGCGCTCCCGCCATGCTTCGCTCGGGCGGCGCGCTGTGCGATGTCGGACCTACCGTTCTCGGAATGCTCGGTGTCGAGCAACCCGCGGAAATGACCGGGCGCGACCTGCGCCTCACCGGAGCTACCTCCTGA
- a CDS encoding 6-carboxytetrahydropterin synthase, translating to MPTTSLTRRVQFAAAHRYRRPEWDDATNERVFGKCARPEYHGHSYTCDVTIAGPIESKTGMIFDLGVFDAVLAREVTERFDHRNLNTDVAEFAEGLDIPTCENLARVIAERVQLGIGDCAVVTTVCVAESPTLWATWHHT from the coding sequence ATGCCCACCACGTCGCTCACGCGTCGCGTGCAGTTTGCGGCTGCACATCGGTACCGGCGTCCCGAGTGGGATGACGCGACCAACGAGCGCGTGTTCGGCAAGTGTGCACGTCCGGAATACCACGGGCACAGCTACACGTGCGACGTCACTATTGCTGGGCCCATTGAGTCGAAGACCGGGATGATCTTTGATCTCGGGGTGTTCGACGCCGTGCTCGCGCGTGAAGTGACGGAACGATTTGACCATCGCAATCTCAACACAGACGTCGCCGAGTTCGCCGAAGGGCTCGACATCCCAACGTGCGAGAATCTCGCGCGCGTGATTGCGGAACGCGTCCAGTTGGGGATCGGCGACTGCGCGGTCGTGACCACCGTATGCGTTGCGGAAAGCCCCACGCTCTGGGCCACCTGGCACCACACGTGA
- a CDS encoding molybdenum cofactor guanylyltransferase: protein MSARRCTGVVLAGGRASRMAERPKGLERVGGRRIVDRVAEALATAADDLLIVANDPDAAAWLPGVRVVADIRPGYGALSGLHAALTAAGTALLVVAWDTPFVSSALLRALREAGEREAVDAAVPTSDARFGFEPLCAWYAPSCLPAVETALEDQRLHAGGWQGAVRLHKLDPSPYGDPQTIFFNVNTPDDLLRAETLL from the coding sequence GTGAGCGCGCGGCGGTGCACCGGAGTGGTGCTCGCCGGTGGCCGTGCCTCACGCATGGCGGAACGGCCCAAAGGGCTAGAGCGTGTCGGTGGGCGGCGGATTGTGGATCGTGTCGCCGAGGCGCTGGCGACTGCCGCCGACGACCTTCTCATTGTGGCGAATGATCCCGATGCGGCGGCGTGGCTGCCCGGCGTTCGCGTTGTTGCGGACATTCGCCCGGGTTACGGCGCGCTCTCTGGCCTGCACGCGGCGCTGACGGCAGCTGGCACAGCTCTGCTCGTAGTGGCGTGGGACACACCATTCGTGTCGAGCGCCCTCCTCCGCGCGCTTCGAGAGGCGGGTGAGCGCGAGGCGGTAGACGCGGCGGTTCCAACGAGCGACGCGCGGTTCGGCTTTGAGCCGCTCTGTGCGTGGTATGCCCCGAGTTGCCTCCCGGCGGTGGAGACCGCGCTCGAGGATCAGCGGCTCCACGCCGGTGGATGGCAAGGCGCGGTCCGTCTACATAAGCTCGACCCGTCGCCGTACGGCGATCCACAGACGATCTTTTTCAACGTGAATACCCCCGACGACCTTCTGCGCGCGGAGAC